Proteins from one Mycobacterium sp. HUMS_12744610 genomic window:
- a CDS encoding Hsp20/alpha crystallin family protein has translation MSNLALWSRPAWDTDRWFRDFFGPAAATDWYKPAKEPTDGGFRPAAEIVKDGDDAVVRVELPGVDVEKDVNVEVERGRLVIHGEHRDERADEQEGRTLREIRYGAFRRTFQLPAHVTSEAVSASYDAGVLTVRVAGAYTGTQPQRIAIAK, from the coding sequence ATGAGCAACCTCGCATTGTGGTCGCGACCGGCGTGGGACACCGATCGGTGGTTCCGCGACTTCTTCGGGCCCGCCGCGGCAACGGACTGGTACAAGCCCGCGAAGGAGCCGACGGACGGCGGTTTCCGGCCGGCGGCCGAGATCGTCAAGGACGGCGACGACGCGGTGGTCCGCGTCGAACTGCCCGGTGTCGACGTCGAGAAGGACGTCAACGTCGAGGTCGAGCGCGGCCGCCTGGTGATCCACGGAGAACACCGCGACGAGCGCGCGGACGAGCAGGAGGGCCGCACCTTGCGTGAGATTCGTTACGGTGCGTTCCGCCGCACGTTCCAGCTGCCCGCCCACGTCACCAGCGAGGCCGTCTCGGCTTCGTACGACGCCGGCGTGCTGACGGTGCGAGTCGCCGGCGCCTACACCGGAACCCAACCGCAGCGCATCGCGATCGCCAAGTAA
- a CDS encoding transposase, translated as MALGRENRQGRFDDVMLLVGDQLPAGSIYRLLADHGGALFDDDYFADVFKRSALGRPTVPARVMAAVMLLQAYEGLSDREACDRLAFDLRWKAAAGLTVDAEAFHPTVLVGMRNRLRASDRPRRLFEDVNTTARAAGLLRGRRRVLDSTPLLDAVATQDTVIQLRAAIRKLLAVADRADPEVAGAVRTVLTRDDDYASLGKPPCDWDDPTAREALVDALVRDAKAALEACDGRQLDGALGEAVELLALVAGQDVEAGDDGVFRIARRVARDRLISTVDTEARHGHKSRARTFDGYKSHLGIDPDDELITAVAVTAANAADREVIDELLGNPVTDTTSAAPDSAATDAATDADADADADADADADADETITDHGEHVRNESEPNVFEVYGDSAYADGATLDEQTQRGHDMRAKVPPVRNANGYSKDQFGIDLTAGTVTCPAEHTVAISTGRRQQVARFGALCGSCPLRAQCTKARRGRVITIHAHEAALQLAKARQRDPAWQTDYRTYRPVVERKISHFTRRPWGGRKARCRGQQRILTDILARAGAINLARLASLGLHSAAGGWAIA; from the coding sequence GTGGCTTTGGGACGGGAAAATCGGCAGGGCCGGTTCGATGACGTGATGCTGCTTGTCGGCGATCAGCTGCCGGCGGGCAGCATCTATCGGCTGCTGGCCGACCACGGCGGTGCACTGTTCGACGACGATTATTTCGCTGATGTGTTCAAGCGTTCGGCGTTGGGTCGGCCAACGGTGCCGGCGCGGGTGATGGCCGCGGTGATGCTGCTGCAGGCCTACGAGGGGCTTTCGGATCGGGAGGCCTGCGACCGGCTGGCCTTTGACCTGCGCTGGAAAGCGGCCGCCGGGTTGACCGTGGATGCGGAGGCGTTTCATCCCACGGTGCTGGTCGGGATGCGCAACCGGCTACGCGCATCGGATCGGCCACGGCGGTTGTTCGAGGACGTCAACACCACGGCGCGGGCGGCGGGGTTGTTGCGGGGACGGCGCCGGGTGCTCGATTCCACTCCGCTGTTGGATGCGGTGGCCACCCAGGACACGGTGATCCAGCTGCGGGCCGCGATCCGCAAACTACTGGCGGTGGCCGATCGGGCCGATCCGGAGGTGGCCGGTGCGGTGCGCACCGTGCTGACCCGCGACGATGACTACGCCAGCCTGGGAAAACCACCGTGTGACTGGGACGATCCCACGGCGCGTGAAGCCTTGGTCGATGCGCTGGTGCGCGACGCCAAGGCAGCACTGGAGGCCTGCGATGGCCGCCAGCTTGACGGGGCACTCGGTGAGGCGGTCGAGTTGCTGGCGCTGGTGGCCGGCCAGGACGTCGAGGCCGGCGACGACGGGGTGTTTCGCATCGCGAGGCGGGTGGCCCGGGATCGGCTGATCTCCACCGTTGATACCGAGGCCCGCCATGGGCATAAGTCGCGGGCGCGGACCTTCGATGGCTACAAGTCCCATTTGGGTATCGATCCCGATGACGAGCTGATCACCGCGGTGGCCGTCACCGCGGCCAACGCCGCCGACCGTGAGGTCATCGACGAGCTGCTGGGCAACCCGGTCACCGACACCACGAGTGCTGCACCCGATTCCGCCGCCACCGATGCCGCCACCGATGCCGATGCCGATGCCGATGCCGATGCCGATGCCGATGCCGATGCCGATGAAACGATCACCGATCACGGTGAGCATGTGCGAAACGAGTCGGAGCCCAATGTCTTTGAGGTGTATGGCGATTCGGCTTACGCTGATGGGGCCACCCTCGATGAGCAGACCCAACGTGGCCATGACATGCGCGCCAAAGTGCCCCCGGTGCGCAACGCCAACGGCTATTCCAAAGACCAGTTCGGTATCGACCTGACTGCGGGCACCGTCACCTGCCCGGCCGAGCACACTGTGGCCATCAGCACCGGGCGGCGTCAGCAGGTCGCTCGCTTCGGGGCATTGTGTGGGTCGTGTCCGCTGCGGGCGCAATGCACCAAAGCCCGCCGTGGACGGGTGATCACCATCCATGCCCATGAGGCCGCCCTACAGCTGGCCAAGGCCCGCCAACGCGACCCGGCCTGGCAGACCGATTACCGAACGTATCGGCCGGTTGTGGAACGCAAGATCAGTCACTTCACCCGGCGCCCCTGGGGTGGTCGCAAGGCTCGCTGCCGCGGACAACAACGCATCCTGACCGACATCCTCGCCCGAGCCGGCGCGATCAACCTCGCCCGATTGGCCAGCCTGGGCCTGCATTCAGCGGCCGGGGGCTGGGCCATCGCCTGA
- a CDS encoding fumarate reductase/succinate dehydrogenase flavoprotein subunit gives MVEVERHSYDVIVIGAGGSGLRAVIEARERGLKVAVVCKSLFGKAHTVMAEGGCAASMGNANPKDNWKTHFGDTMRGGKFLNNWRMAELHAKEAPDRVWELETYGALFDRTPDGKISQRNFGGHTYPRLAHVGDRTGLELIRTLQQKIVSLQQEDYAELGDYEARIKVFAECTITELLKDGDRIAGAFGYWRESGRFIVFEAPAIVMATGGIGKSFKVTSNSWEYTGDGHALALRAGASLINMEFVQFHPTGMVWPPSVKGILVTEGVRGDGGVLKNSDGKRFMFDYIPPVFKGQYAESEQEADQWLKDNDSARRTPDLLPRDEVARAINSEVKAGRGSPHGGVYLDIASRLTPEQIKRRLPSMYHQFMELAGVDITKEPMEVGPTCHYVMGGIEVDADTGAATVAGLFAAGECSGGMHGSNRLGGNSLSDLLVFGRRAGLGAADYVRALSSRPTIAPEALDAAAKRAVAPFEGPADKAAAENPYTLQHELQQSMNDLVGIIRNADEISEALDRLDKLRARFKNIHVEGERRYNPGWNLAIDLRNMLLVSECVAKAALERTESRGGHTRDDHPSMDSSWRKVLLVCRAATDGDDVIPGTTVTREDQVPMRADLLELFELSELEKYFTDDELAEHPGRRGK, from the coding sequence ATGGTTGAGGTCGAACGGCACTCCTACGACGTCATCGTCATCGGTGCCGGCGGCTCCGGGTTGCGGGCGGTCATCGAAGCACGCGAGCGCGGCCTGAAGGTCGCGGTGGTGTGCAAGTCCCTGTTCGGCAAGGCCCACACGGTGATGGCCGAGGGCGGCTGCGCGGCCTCGATGGGCAACGCCAACCCGAAGGACAACTGGAAGACCCACTTCGGCGACACCATGCGCGGTGGGAAGTTCCTCAACAACTGGCGCATGGCCGAGCTGCACGCCAAGGAGGCCCCGGACCGCGTCTGGGAGCTGGAGACCTACGGCGCGCTGTTCGACCGTACCCCGGACGGCAAGATCAGCCAGCGCAACTTCGGCGGGCACACCTACCCGCGGCTGGCGCACGTCGGCGACCGCACCGGCCTGGAGCTGATCCGCACGCTGCAGCAGAAGATCGTCTCGCTGCAGCAGGAGGACTACGCCGAGCTCGGCGACTACGAGGCGAGAATCAAGGTCTTCGCCGAATGCACGATCACCGAGCTGCTCAAGGACGGCGACCGGATCGCCGGCGCGTTCGGCTACTGGCGCGAGAGCGGCCGCTTCATCGTGTTCGAGGCCCCCGCGATCGTCATGGCCACCGGCGGCATCGGCAAGTCGTTCAAGGTGACCTCCAACTCCTGGGAGTACACCGGCGACGGGCACGCCCTCGCGCTGCGCGCCGGCGCGTCGCTGATCAACATGGAGTTCGTCCAGTTCCACCCGACGGGCATGGTGTGGCCGCCGAGCGTCAAGGGGATCCTGGTCACCGAGGGCGTGCGCGGCGACGGCGGGGTGCTGAAGAACTCCGACGGCAAGCGCTTCATGTTCGACTACATCCCCCCGGTCTTCAAGGGCCAGTACGCCGAGAGCGAGCAGGAGGCGGACCAATGGCTCAAGGACAACGACTCCGCCCGTCGCACCCCCGACCTGCTGCCCCGCGACGAGGTGGCGCGCGCCATCAACTCCGAGGTCAAGGCCGGCCGCGGTAGCCCGCACGGCGGGGTCTACCTGGACATCGCGTCCCGCCTGACCCCCGAGCAGATCAAGCGGCGGCTGCCGTCGATGTATCACCAGTTCATGGAGCTGGCCGGCGTGGACATCACCAAGGAGCCGATGGAGGTCGGACCAACCTGCCACTACGTGATGGGCGGGATCGAGGTCGACGCGGACACCGGTGCGGCCACGGTCGCGGGCCTGTTCGCCGCCGGGGAGTGCTCGGGCGGCATGCACGGCTCCAACCGGCTGGGCGGCAACTCGCTGTCGGACCTGCTCGTCTTCGGCCGGCGGGCGGGCCTGGGCGCGGCCGACTACGTGCGCGCGCTGAGCAGCCGGCCGACGATCGCCCCGGAGGCGCTCGACGCGGCCGCCAAGCGGGCGGTGGCCCCGTTCGAGGGCCCCGCCGACAAGGCCGCGGCGGAGAACCCCTACACCCTGCAGCACGAGCTGCAGCAGTCGATGAACGACCTGGTCGGCATCATCCGCAACGCGGACGAGATCAGCGAGGCCCTGGACCGTCTCGACAAGCTGCGGGCCCGGTTCAAGAACATCCACGTCGAGGGTGAACGCCGGTACAACCCCGGCTGGAACCTGGCCATCGACCTGCGCAACATGCTGCTGGTCAGCGAATGCGTCGCCAAGGCCGCGCTGGAGCGCACCGAGAGCCGCGGCGGGCACACCCGCGACGACCACCCGTCGATGGACTCGTCGTGGCGCAAGGTGTTGCTGGTCTGCCGCGCGGCAACGGACGGCGACGACGTGATCCCCGGCACCACGGTCACCCGTGAGGATCAGGTGCCGATGCGTGCCGACCTGCTGGAGCTCTTCGAGCTCTCCGAGCTGGAGAAATACTTCACCGACGACGAACTGGCCGAGCATCCGGGACGGAGAGGCAAATGA
- a CDS encoding succinate dehydrogenase/fumarate reductase iron-sulfur subunit — MSYDATLRVWRGDEAGGALQDFTVEVNEGEVVLDVIHRLQQTQTPDLAVRWNCKAGKCGSCSAEINGKPRLMCMTRMSTFAEDEVVTVTPLRTFPVLRDLVTDVSFNYEKAREIPSFAPPKDLRPGEYRMAQADVARSQEFRKCIECFLCQNVCHVIRDHEENKKAFAGPRFLMRIAELEMHPLDTRDRRNDAQEEHGLGYCNITKCCTEVCPENIKITDNALIPMKERVADRKYDPIVWLGNKLFRR, encoded by the coding sequence ATGAGCTACGACGCGACCCTGCGGGTGTGGCGTGGGGACGAGGCCGGCGGCGCGCTGCAGGACTTCACAGTCGAGGTCAACGAGGGCGAGGTGGTGCTCGACGTCATCCACCGCCTGCAGCAGACCCAGACACCCGACCTCGCGGTGCGCTGGAACTGCAAGGCCGGCAAGTGCGGCTCCTGCTCCGCCGAGATCAACGGCAAGCCGCGGCTGATGTGCATGACCCGGATGTCCACGTTCGCCGAGGACGAGGTGGTCACCGTGACGCCGCTGCGGACCTTCCCCGTCCTGCGCGACCTGGTGACCGACGTGTCGTTCAACTACGAGAAGGCCCGCGAGATACCGTCTTTCGCGCCGCCGAAGGATCTGCGGCCCGGCGAGTACCGGATGGCCCAAGCCGACGTGGCGCGCTCCCAGGAATTCCGGAAGTGCATCGAGTGCTTCCTGTGCCAGAACGTCTGCCACGTGATCCGCGACCACGAGGAGAACAAGAAGGCGTTCGCCGGACCGCGCTTCCTGATGCGCATCGCCGAGCTCGAGATGCATCCACTGGACACCCGGGACCGGCGCAACGACGCGCAGGAAGAGCACGGCCTGGGCTACTGCAACATCACCAAGTGCTGCACCGAGGTGTGCCCGGAGAACATCAAGATCACCGACAACGCGCTGATCCCGATGAAGGAGCGCGTCGCCGACCGCAAGTACGACCCGATCGTCTGGCTGGGTAACAAGCTGTTCCGCCGCTGA
- a CDS encoding flavin reductase family protein, with protein sequence MNSNNKLTPTSLREAFGHFPCGVVAIAAQVDGTRVGLAASTFVPVSLEPPLVSFCVQNTSTTWPKLQSVPMLGISVLGEAHDEAARTLAAKTGDRFAGLETVSNDSGAVFIKGTGLWLESAVEQLVPAGDHTIVVLRVNEVTVDAEVAPIVFHRSGFRRLGA encoded by the coding sequence ATGAACTCGAACAACAAGCTGACCCCCACCTCGCTGCGCGAGGCGTTCGGCCATTTCCCGTGCGGAGTGGTCGCCATCGCCGCCCAGGTCGACGGCACCCGGGTGGGCTTGGCGGCCAGCACCTTCGTGCCGGTTTCGCTGGAACCGCCGCTGGTCTCGTTCTGTGTGCAGAACACCTCGACCACCTGGCCCAAACTGCAGAGCGTGCCGATGTTGGGCATCAGCGTGCTGGGCGAGGCCCACGACGAGGCCGCGCGCACCCTGGCCGCCAAGACCGGCGACAGGTTCGCCGGCCTGGAAACGGTGTCCAACGATTCCGGCGCGGTGTTCATCAAGGGCACCGGCCTGTGGCTGGAGAGCGCGGTCGAGCAACTGGTCCCGGCCGGTGACCACACCATCGTGGTGCTGCGCGTCAACGAGGTGACCGTGGACGCCGAGGTGGCGCCCATCGTGTTCCACCGCAGCGGCTTCCGGCGCCTGGGCGCCTAA
- a CDS encoding acyl-CoA dehydrogenase, with the protein MSHYKSNVRDQVFNLFDVLGVDKALGAGEYGDLDAETAREMLTEMSRLAEGPVAESFADGDRNPPVFDPKTHAVSLPESFKQSVRALLEAGWDKAGIDEALGGMPMPKALVWALHEHILGANPAVWMYAGGAGFANIIYHLGTEEQKKWAVLCAERGWGATMVLTEPDAGSDVGAGRTKAVRQDDGSWHIEGVKRFITSADSDDLFENIVHLVLARPEGAGPGTKGLSLFMVPKFLFDFETGEPGERNGVFVTNVEHKMGLKVSATCELSFGQHDVPAKGWLVGEVHNGIAQMFEVIEMARMMVGTKAIATLSTGYLNALEYAKSRVQGADMTQMTDKTAPRVTITHHPDVRRSLMTQKAYAEGLRALYLFTATYQDAAVARALHGVDADLAVKVNDLMLPVVKGVGSEQAYAKLTESLQTLGGSGFLQDYPIEQYIRDSKIDSLYEGTTAIQAQDFFFRKIVRDKGVALAHVSGQIREFVDSESGNGRLKSERELLARALADVEAMAGALTGYLMAAQEDVTSLYKVGLGSVRFLMSVGDLVIGWLLQRQAAVAVAALDAGATGEDRSFYEGKVAVASFFAKNFLPMLTATREVIETLDNDIMELDEAAF; encoded by the coding sequence GTGAGCCACTACAAGAGCAACGTTCGCGACCAGGTGTTCAACCTGTTCGACGTGCTGGGCGTTGACAAGGCTTTAGGGGCGGGCGAGTACGGCGACCTGGACGCCGAGACCGCCCGCGAGATGTTGACGGAGATGAGCCGGTTGGCCGAGGGGCCCGTCGCCGAGTCGTTCGCCGACGGAGACCGCAACCCGCCGGTGTTCGACCCGAAGACCCATGCCGTGTCGCTGCCGGAATCCTTCAAGCAGTCCGTCCGGGCCCTCCTGGAAGCGGGGTGGGACAAGGCCGGCATCGACGAGGCGCTGGGCGGCATGCCGATGCCCAAGGCGCTGGTGTGGGCGCTGCACGAGCACATCCTCGGCGCGAACCCGGCGGTGTGGATGTATGCCGGCGGTGCCGGATTCGCCAACATCATCTACCACCTCGGTACCGAGGAGCAGAAGAAGTGGGCGGTGCTGTGCGCGGAGCGCGGGTGGGGCGCGACCATGGTGCTCACCGAGCCGGACGCCGGTTCGGACGTGGGCGCCGGCCGCACCAAGGCCGTTCGGCAGGACGACGGGTCCTGGCACATCGAGGGCGTGAAGCGATTCATCACCTCCGCCGACTCCGACGACCTGTTCGAGAACATCGTCCACCTGGTGCTGGCCCGCCCCGAGGGCGCCGGTCCCGGCACCAAGGGACTGTCCCTGTTCATGGTGCCCAAGTTCCTGTTCGACTTCGAGACCGGCGAACCGGGTGAGCGCAACGGCGTGTTCGTGACCAACGTCGAGCACAAGATGGGCCTGAAGGTATCGGCGACCTGTGAGTTGTCGTTCGGCCAGCACGACGTGCCCGCCAAGGGCTGGCTGGTCGGCGAGGTGCACAACGGTATCGCGCAGATGTTCGAGGTCATCGAGATGGCCCGGATGATGGTCGGCACCAAGGCCATCGCGACCCTGTCGACCGGCTACCTCAACGCGCTGGAATACGCCAAGTCGCGGGTGCAGGGCGCCGACATGACCCAGATGACCGACAAGACCGCGCCGCGAGTGACCATCACGCACCACCCGGACGTGCGCCGGTCGCTGATGACCCAGAAGGCCTACGCCGAGGGGCTGCGGGCGCTGTACCTGTTCACCGCGACCTATCAGGATGCCGCGGTCGCCCGAGCGCTGCACGGGGTCGACGCCGACCTTGCCGTCAAGGTCAACGATTTGATGCTTCCGGTGGTCAAGGGCGTGGGCTCCGAGCAGGCGTACGCGAAGCTGACCGAGAGCCTGCAGACCCTGGGCGGGTCCGGCTTCCTGCAGGACTACCCGATCGAGCAGTACATCCGGGACTCCAAGATCGACTCGCTCTACGAAGGCACGACCGCCATCCAGGCGCAGGACTTCTTCTTCCGCAAGATCGTCCGCGACAAGGGCGTGGCGCTGGCCCACGTGTCGGGCCAGATCCGGGAGTTCGTGGACAGCGAGTCAGGCAACGGGCGGCTGAAGTCCGAGCGCGAGCTGTTGGCCAGGGCGCTGGCCGACGTCGAGGCGATGGCCGGCGCGCTGACCGGCTACCTGATGGCCGCCCAGGAGGACGTCACGAGCCTGTACAAGGTCGGACTGGGGTCGGTGCGCTTCCTGATGAGCGTCGGCGACCTGGTCATCGGCTGGTTGTTGCAGCGTCAGGCCGCGGTGGCCGTGGCCGCGCTCGACGCGGGCGCCACCGGCGAGGACCGCTCGTTCTACGAGGGCAAGGTCGCGGTCGCGTCCTTCTTCGCAAAGAACTTCCTGCCGATGCTGACCGCCACCCGCGAGGTGATCGAGACGCTGGACAACGACATCATGGAGCTCGACGAAGCCGCCTTCTGA
- a CDS encoding acetyl-CoA C-acetyltransferase translates to MIVAPAEANNQAARTSAQTRRRVAVLGGNRIPFARSDGAYAEASNQDMFTAALDGLVDRFGLAGERLGVVVGGAVLKHSRDFNLTRESVLGSELSSYTPAFDIQQACGTGLQAAIAAADGIASGRYEVAAAGGVDTTSDPPIGFGDDLRRTLLRLRRAASHVERLKLVGKLPATLGVEIPANKEPRTGMSMGEHAAVTAKQMGITRVDQDELAAASHRNMAAAYDRGFFDDLVTPFLGLYRDDNLRPDSSAEKLARLKPVFGVKAGDATMTAGNSTPLTDGASVALLASEDWASSHSRAPLAYLVDAETAAVDYVNGRDGLLMAPTYAVPRLLARNGLSLQDFDFYEIHEAFASVVLAHLQAWESEDYCKERLGLDAALGSIDRSKLNVNGSSLAAGHPFAATGGRILAQAAKQVAEKKAERKGSGTVRALISICAAGGQGVAAILES, encoded by the coding sequence ATGATCGTGGCCCCTGCAGAGGCAAACAACCAGGCTGCCCGGACGAGCGCTCAGACCAGGCGACGCGTCGCCGTGCTGGGTGGCAACCGGATCCCCTTCGCCCGCTCGGACGGCGCCTACGCCGAGGCGTCCAACCAGGACATGTTCACCGCGGCCCTGGACGGCTTGGTGGACCGGTTCGGCCTGGCCGGCGAGCGGCTGGGCGTGGTGGTCGGCGGCGCGGTCCTCAAACACAGCCGCGACTTCAACCTGACGCGGGAGAGCGTGCTGGGTTCCGAGCTGTCGTCGTACACGCCCGCGTTCGACATCCAGCAGGCCTGCGGAACCGGCCTGCAGGCGGCCATCGCCGCGGCCGACGGGATCGCGTCGGGCCGCTACGAGGTGGCCGCCGCCGGCGGGGTGGATACCACCTCCGACCCGCCGATCGGGTTTGGCGACGACCTGCGCCGCACCCTGCTGCGGCTGCGCCGGGCCGCGTCGCACGTCGAGCGGCTCAAGCTGGTCGGCAAGCTGCCAGCCACCCTCGGCGTCGAGATTCCGGCCAACAAGGAGCCGCGCACCGGGATGTCGATGGGTGAGCACGCGGCCGTCACCGCCAAGCAGATGGGCATCACACGCGTCGACCAGGACGAGTTGGCCGCCGCCAGTCATCGCAACATGGCCGCCGCCTACGACCGGGGCTTCTTCGACGACCTGGTCACGCCGTTTTTGGGGCTCTACCGCGACGACAACCTGCGTCCGGACTCCAGCGCGGAGAAGCTGGCCAGGCTGAAGCCGGTCTTCGGGGTCAAGGCCGGTGACGCGACGATGACGGCCGGCAACTCGACACCGCTGACCGACGGGGCGTCCGTGGCCCTGCTGGCCTCCGAGGACTGGGCGAGCAGCCATTCCCGGGCGCCGCTGGCCTACTTGGTGGACGCGGAGACCGCCGCGGTGGACTACGTCAACGGACGTGACGGCCTGCTCATGGCGCCGACCTACGCGGTGCCGCGGCTGCTGGCGAGAAACGGTCTGAGCCTGCAGGACTTCGATTTCTACGAGATCCACGAGGCATTCGCGTCGGTGGTGCTGGCGCACCTGCAGGCGTGGGAATCCGAGGACTACTGCAAGGAACGGCTGGGCCTCGACGCCGCGCTGGGTTCGATCGACCGGTCCAAGCTGAACGTCAACGGTTCGTCGCTGGCCGCCGGCCACCCCTTCGCGGCCACCGGCGGCCGGATTCTCGCCCAGGCGGCCAAGCAGGTCGCTGAGAAGAAGGCGGAGCGAAAAGGCAGTGGCACCGTCCGGGCGCTGATCTCGATCTGTGCCGCCGGTGGTCAGGGCGTCGCGGCGATCCTGGAGTCCTGA
- a CDS encoding 3-oxoacyl-ACP reductase: MAPKLSSDLLSQVVNSGPGSFLAKQLGLPQPETLRRYSPGDPPLAGSLLIGGEGRVVEPMRAALAEDYEVVGNNIGGRWADKFGGLVFDATGITAPDGLRGLYEFFTPVLRNLGHSSRVVVVGTTPNAAAGTDEQIAQRALEGFTRSLGKELRHGATAALVYLSPHAKPAATGLESTLRFILSGKSAYVDGQVFYIGEADSTAPGDWDRPLDGKVAIVTGAARGIGATIAEVFARDGARVVAVDVESAAESLAEVASRVGGTALALDVTAEDAVDRITQHLRDHYGGHADVLVNNAGITRDKLLANMDDARWDAVLAVNLLAPLRLTEGLVGNGSIGAGGRVIGLSSMAGIAGNRGQTNYATTKAGMIGLTQALAPGLYEKGITINAVAPGFIETKMTEAIPLMTREVGRRMNSLLQGGQPVDVAETIAYFANPASNAVTGNVIRVCGQAMLGA; encoded by the coding sequence GTGGCTCCCAAGCTTTCGTCCGATCTGTTATCACAGGTGGTCAACTCCGGCCCCGGGTCGTTCCTGGCAAAACAGCTCGGGCTCCCCCAGCCCGAGACGCTGCGCCGGTACTCACCCGGCGACCCGCCCCTGGCCGGATCGCTGCTGATCGGCGGGGAAGGCCGGGTGGTCGAGCCGATGCGCGCGGCACTGGCCGAGGACTACGAGGTGGTCGGCAACAACATCGGCGGCCGCTGGGCCGACAAGTTCGGCGGCCTCGTCTTCGACGCCACCGGCATCACGGCGCCGGACGGGCTTCGCGGACTGTACGAGTTCTTCACCCCGGTGCTGCGCAACCTCGGGCACTCGTCGCGCGTCGTGGTCGTCGGCACCACGCCCAACGCGGCCGCCGGCACCGACGAACAGATCGCGCAGCGCGCCCTGGAGGGCTTCACCCGCTCGCTGGGCAAGGAGTTGCGCCACGGCGCCACCGCGGCGCTGGTGTACCTGTCGCCGCACGCCAAGCCGGCCGCGACGGGCCTGGAATCGACCCTGCGCTTCATCCTGTCGGGCAAGTCGGCGTACGTGGACGGCCAGGTGTTCTACATCGGGGAGGCCGACTCCACCGCGCCGGGCGACTGGGACCGCCCGCTGGATGGCAAGGTCGCCATCGTGACCGGCGCCGCCCGCGGCATCGGCGCGACCATCGCCGAGGTGTTCGCCCGCGACGGCGCGCGCGTCGTCGCGGTCGACGTGGAGTCGGCCGCCGAGTCTCTGGCCGAGGTCGCGAGCCGGGTGGGGGGCACCGCGCTGGCGCTCGACGTCACCGCCGAGGACGCCGTCGACAGGATCACCCAGCACCTGCGCGACCACTACGGCGGCCACGCCGACGTCCTGGTCAACAACGCCGGCATCACCCGCGACAAGCTGCTGGCCAACATGGACGACGCCCGCTGGGACGCCGTGCTGGCGGTCAACCTGCTCGCCCCGCTGCGGCTCACCGAGGGGCTGGTCGGCAACGGCAGCATTGGCGCGGGCGGCCGGGTGATCGGCCTGTCCTCGATGGCAGGCATCGCGGGCAACCGCGGGCAGACCAACTACGCCACCACCAAGGCCGGGATGATCGGCCTGACCCAGGCCCTGGCACCGGGACTCTACGAGAAGGGCATCACGATCAACGCCGTCGCACCCGGCTTCATCGAGACCAAGATGACCGAGGCCATCCCGCTGATGACCCGCGAGGTGGGCCGGCGGATGAACTCGCTGCTGCAGGGCGGCCAGCCGGTCGACGTCGCCGAGACCATCGCCTACTTCGCCAACCCGGCCTCCAACGCGGTGACCGGCAACGTCATCCGCGTCTGCGGCCAGGCCATGCTGGGCGCGTGA
- a CDS encoding MaoC/PaaZ C-terminal domain-containing protein: MNQPSGMLNMLRAAAGALPLVARSDQLPTRTVTVEEVPIDHANVAAYASLTGLRYGNHVPLTYPFALTFPAVMSLVTGFDFPFAAMGAVHTENHITAYRPIAVTDTVGVRVRAENLREHRKGLLVDLVTDVSVGNDDAWHQVTTFLHQQRTSLSDEPKPPPQKPPKLPPPSALLRVTPGQIRRYAAVAGDHNPIHTNPIAARLFGFPTVIAHGMFSAAAVLANIEARLPDAVRYSVRFGKPLVLPATAGLYVRECDTGAAGWDLELRNVAKNYPYLTGTVRAL; this comes from the coding sequence ATGAATCAGCCGAGCGGCATGCTGAACATGCTGCGCGCAGCGGCCGGGGCCCTCCCGCTGGTGGCCCGTTCGGACCAGCTGCCGACCCGCACGGTCACGGTCGAGGAGGTGCCCATCGACCACGCCAACGTCGCCGCCTACGCGTCGCTCACCGGCCTGCGCTACGGCAACCACGTGCCGCTGACCTACCCGTTCGCGTTGACCTTCCCCGCGGTGATGTCGCTGGTGACCGGTTTCGACTTTCCGTTCGCGGCGATGGGAGCGGTGCACACCGAGAACCACATCACCGCCTACCGGCCGATCGCGGTGACCGACACGGTCGGGGTGCGGGTGCGCGCGGAGAACCTGCGCGAACACCGCAAAGGCCTGCTGGTCGACCTGGTGACCGACGTCAGCGTCGGCAACGACGACGCGTGGCACCAGGTGACGACGTTTCTGCACCAGCAGCGCACGAGCCTGTCGGACGAACCGAAGCCGCCGCCGCAGAAGCCGCCGAAGCTGCCGCCGCCCAGCGCGCTGCTGCGGGTGACACCGGGACAGATCCGCCGCTACGCCGCCGTCGCCGGCGATCACAACCCGATCCACACCAACCCGATCGCCGCCAGGCTGTTCGGTTTCCCCACGGTCATCGCGCACGGGATGTTCAGTGCCGCGGCGGTATTGGCGAACATCGAGGCACGGCTGCCCGATGCGGTGCGGTATTCGGTGCGGTTCGGCAAGCCGCTGGTACTGCCGGCCACCGCGGGCCTTTACGTCCGGGAATGCGACACCGGCGCCGCGGGCTGGGACCTGGAGCTGCGCAACGTCGCCAAGAACTACCCGTACCTGACGGGGACCGTCCGCGCGCTGTAA